A region of Trypanosoma brucei brucei TREU927 chromosome 1, complete sequence DNA encodes the following proteins:
- a CDS encoding leucine-rich repeat protein (LRRP), putative: protein MKVRITDHNTFWHAPQLLPYNTSPPRLIHRLVLLLKKKKHFLNTQHLKESETGTTMSGNQGRKRQRSSSPEQSEALKEPSTTEQNKLTTITITEETRDASNDETVVSLLNEHKKLIKQTTRLESSVKALRCFMSNLTAMSGERQGGVCDDTECIHRVTLYNAADNAFSDEGLYEGALSSLCGRIQAKKLTIALSKDENFDLQGVSKLKQLEELRIEYPHGKLVNMISLNNLDMLKRLRLRSNNIDNNDARHLFSVGTLEELAITDTMQLTNIREISRLTNLKCLELNSTNIDDSCVEEISACVKLSKLSVSECNNVTDATPISQLAALEELNLSNCHITKGIGTLGMLLRLRILDLSGVPVEDNCLKDLCDCGSLERLNISYCIQLTDINPLSNATAIEELNLNGCRRITRGIGVVWALPRLRILHMKDVHLSEPSLDSVGTGGLLVKVSLDNCAGFGDMTLLSSIVTLEELNIQKCADIISGVGCLGTLPYLRVLNVKEVHISSLDFIGIGASKSLLQLTLESFTGLSNVEALANILTLEKLSLHGCTGIDAGIGCLGNLPQLKMLDLSGTNTDNESLRSLCLSQTVVSLNLSHCWKMTNVSHISSLEALNELNLSNCIRINAGWEAIEKLQQLHVAILSNTHITDRDISHFSKCKNLVTLDLSFCNKLLDVTTLSNITTLEELNLDSCSNIRKGLSVLGELPRLCVLNIKGVQLEDSVIGSLGNGNSFVRLSLENCKGFGGVTPLSNLVTLEELNLHYCDKVTSGMGTLGRLLQLRVLDLGRTQVDDNSLENICTCSSPLVSLNLSHCKKITSISAIASLTALEELNIDNCCNVTSGWNVFGTLHQLRVATLSNTRINDENIQHVSECKSLNTLNLAFCKDITDVTALSTITMLEELNLDCCHNIRKGIETLGKLPKVRILSMKECYMGDSDAQQCSILGNSKSLVKLNLERSMGFISVKALSNIATLEELVLDSVCGIYDVLSFSCLPRLRVLNLKYTDINDDVTKNISESKSLQSLNLSHCKWVTDISVLSSLSTLEELNVNFCNGIRKGWESLGKLPLLRVAILSDTNITAKDIACLSSCKKLVKLQFFRCEKLSDVTVVYEIQSLEELIVRKYSDGLKGLNALGTLSRLRFLHLRNARGSDISVESIGTSKSLVRLNIETREELTDATPLSNITSLEELSLRDCGDTLEGAWTLGKLPRLRSLDLGLSDISDNTLDEICLSRFITSLNLRYNFKLTDISSISNLTALEELNLSGCHRITSGWEALSELPRLRVLNLESTSVTTRDGGYYISRCKSLVTLNLESCDMTDASCLANIKTLEELHIGECDELTQGFSALFTLPRLRILNLMDSLITDEDLREIQPPHTIEELNLSYCKNLNDITPLGRIKSIKKLHLSQSHDVRRLREGFRSLLELPCLSWVDLRNVYGWFDVYVELRKKRVHIR, encoded by the coding sequence ATGAAGGTTAGGATTACTGACCATAACACATTTTGGCATGCACCTCAATTACTTCCTTATAACACTTCCCCCCCTCGTTTGATTCATCGCTTAGTtctattattaaaaaagaaaaagcatttcCTCAACACTCAGCACCTCAAGGAATCGGAAACGGGAACTACAATGTCAGGAaaccaaggaagaaagcgacaGCGCAGCTCATCACCTGAGCAGTCAGAAGCTTTAAAGGAACCATCAACTactgaacaaaataaactcacCACCATTACAATCACCGAAGAGACGCGTGACGCCAGTAATGATGAAACTGTGGTATCATTACTGAATGAGCATAAGAAATTGATTAAACAAACGACACGGCTGGAAAGCAGTGTGAAGGCACTTAGGTGTTTCATGAGTAATCTCACAGCTATGAGTGGCGAAAGGcaaggtggtgtgtgtgatgacACTGAATGCATACATAGAGTAACATTATATAATGCTGCTGATAATGCCTTCAGTGACGAAGGACTATATGAAGGtgctctttcctcactctgtGGCCGCATTCAAGCTAAGAAATTAACCATTGCGCTATCAAAGGATGAGAACTTCGACTTACAAGGAGTCAGTAAGCTAAAACAGTTAGAAGAGTTACGCATTGAATATCCACATGGTAAACTTGTGAATATGATATCTTTGAATAACCTTGATATGTTGAAAAGGCTTCGTCTCAGGAGCAACAATATTGACAACAATGACGCCCGTCACTTATTCAGTGTTGGAACATTGGAGGAGTTGGCTATTACTGACACCATGCAACTGACAAATATCAGGGAAATCTCTCGCTTAACTAACCTAAAGTGTCTTGAGTTAAATTCCACAAATATTGACGACAGctgtgtggaggaaataagtGCATGTGTTAAACTGTCCAAACTGAGTGTATCTGAATGCAACAATGTCACGGACGCAACACCGATTTCACAACTTGCAGCACTGGAAGAGTTGAATCTAAGCAATTGCCACATAACGAAGGGAATAGGAACACTTGGCATGTTGTTGCGACTGCGTATACTTGACTTGAGTGGTGTTCCTGTGGAAGATAATTGTCTGAAGGATTTGTGTGACTGTGGATCGCTTGAAAGGCTGAACATTTCTTATTGTATTCAGCTGACAGATATCAATCCACTCTCCAATGCCACTGCTATTGAGGAATTGAACCTTAACGGTTGTCGCCGAATAACACGAGGGATAGGCGTTGTGTGGGCATTACCAAGACTCCGTATATTGCACATGAAGGATGTGCACCTGAGCGAGCCATCTCTCGATTCAGTTGGGACTGGTGGATTACTTGTAAAGGTCAGTCTTGATAACTGCGCAGGCTTTGGTGATATGACACTCTTATCCAGCATTGTTACACTCGAGGAGCTGAATATTCAAAAATGTGCTGACATCATTAGTGGTGTGGGTTGCCTTGGTACACTGCCATACCTGCGTGTGCTTAACGTAAAGGAGGTACACATCTCGTCCCTTGACTTTATTGGTATTGGTGCCTCAAAATCCCTTTTACAGTTAACTCTGGAGAGTTTCACGGGACTGAGTAATGTGGAAGCACTCGCCAACATTTTGACTCTGGAAAAACTAAGCCTTCACGGCTGCACGGGTATTGACGCAGGAATTGGATGTCTCGGAAACCTGCCACAGCTTAAAATGTTGGACCTGTCTGGCACAAATACCGACAATGAGTCTCTCAGAAGTTTATGCCTATCGCAGACAGTGGTGTCCCTCAACCTTTCCCATTGTtggaaaatgacaaatgtGTCCCATATTTCAAGCCTCGAAGCATTGAATGAACTGAATCTGAGCAACTGTATTAGGATAAATGCAGGATGGGAAGCAATTGAAAAACTTCAGCAGCTACATGTGGCAATCCTCTCGAATACACATATTACTGATAGAGACATATCCCATTTCAGCAAGTGCAAAAACCTTGTTACGCttgatctttctttctgcaaTAAGTTACTTGATGTTACAACTCTCTCTAACATCACTACGCTTGAGGAGTTGAATCTTGATAGTTGTTcaaacatcagaaaagggCTGAGCGTTCTTGGAGAGTTGCCACGGCTTTGTGTGTTGAACATAAAGGGTGTACAGTTGGAAGATTCAGTTATTGGTTCACTAGGGAATGGTAACTCATTTGTAAGGCTCAGTCTTGAGAACTGCAAAGGGTTCGGTGGTGTCACGCCTCTCTCAAACCTTGTTACACTTGAGGAACTGAATCTCCACTACTGTGACAAAGTAACCTCTGGAATGGGAACACTGGGCAGGCTACTGCAGCTTCGTGTACTGGATTTGGGACGGACACAAGTTGATGATAATTCCCTTGAGAATATCTGCACATGCTCAAGCCCACTTGTATCATTAAATCTTTCGCATTGCAAGAAAATAACATCTATTTCTGCAATAGCTTCCCTTACAGCATTGGAGGAACTCAACATTGACAACTGCTGTAATGTAACATCCGGTTGGAATGTATTTGGCACACTTCACCAACTGCGTGTGGCCACACTGTCGAATACACGCATTAATGATGAAAACATACAGCACGTTAGCGAGTGCAAGTCTTTGAATACACTCAACCTTGCGTTTTGCAAAGATATAACAGACGTCACAGCACTTTCTACCATTACTATgcttgaggagttgaacCTTGATTGTTGCCATAACATCAGAAAAGGTATTGAAACTCTTGGAAAGCTTCCCAAGGTACGTATCCTGAGCATGAAGGAATGTTACATGGGAGACAGTGATGCACAACAATGTTCCATCCTTGGGAATAGTAAGTCACTTGTGAAACTGAATCTTGAGAGGTCAATGGGATTCATATCTGTGAAAGCTCTCTCTAACATTGCGACGCTGGAGGAACTGGTACTTGATTCTGTGTGTGGAATATATGATGTACTGTCATTTTCCTGTCTGCCGCGTCTTCGAGTACTGAATCTGAAATATACGGATATCAATGATGATGTAACTAAAAATATTTCCGAATCAAAATCGCTGCAGTCACTCAACTTATCACATTGCAAATGGGTAACCGATATATCAGTATTATCTTCCTTATCGACACTGGAGGAACTGAATGTTAACTTTTGCAATGGAATACGAAAAGGCTGGGAGTCGCTCGGAAAGCTGCCTCTACTACGTGTAGCAATTCTATCTGATACTAACATCACCGCTAAAGATATAGCTTGCCTCAGCAGTTGCAAAAAGCTGGTGAAACTGCAGTTTTTCCGGTGTGAGAAGTTGTCAGATGTTACGGTGGTGTATGAGATTCAATCACTGGAGGAGCTGATAGTTAGGAAGTACTCAGACGGCCTAAAGGGACTGAATGCCCTTGGTACACTGTCACGGTTGCGTTTTCTCCATCTGCGAAATGCGAGAGGTAGTGATATATCTGTTGAATCTATTGGAACGAGCAAATCTCTCGTGAGGCTTAATATTGAAACGCGCGAGGAGTTAACAGACGCAACACCCCTCTCCAACATCACATCCCTTGAGGAATTGTCATTGCGGGATTGCGGTGATACCCTGGAAGGAGCTTGGACACTTGGGAAACTGCCACGGCTTAGATCGCTGGATCTGGGTTTATCTGACATTAGCGATAACACACTTGATGAAATTTGTCTGTCCCGATTCATTACGTCACTCAACCTACGCTACAATTTTAAACTAACAGACATATCTAGTATATCAAACCTTAcggcactggaggaattgAATCTGAGCGGATGTCACCGCATAACTTCAGGCTGGGAAGCACTAAGCGAATTACCACGACTTCGTGTGCTCAACTTGGAATCCACCAGTGTTACGACGCGTGACGGTGGATATTATATCAGCAGATGCAAATCCCTCGTCACACTCAACCTTGAATCGTGTGATATGACCGATGCTTCATGTCTTGCTAATATCAAgacactggaggagttgcatATAGGGGAATGCGACGAGCTAACGCAGGGGTTTAGTGCACTTTTCACTCTTCCGAGGTTACGCATTCTTAACCTTATGGATTCTCTCATTACAGATGAAGACCTCAGGGAAATTCAACCACCCCATACCATTGAGGAGCTCAATCTTTCTTATTGTAAAAATCTTAATGATATTACACCACTTGGGAGAATAAAATCaattaaaaaattgcatCTCAGTCAGAGCCATGATGTCAGAAGGCTCAGAGAAGGATTCAGGAGTCTTTTGGAATTGCCATGTCTTTCTTGGGTTGATCTCAGGAACGTGTATGGCTGGTTTGATGTTTATGTTGAactgagaaaaaagagggtgcATATCCGTTAA
- a CDS encoding hypothetical protein, unlikely (gene predicted by glimmer), producing MPSDFCTRQHHSVALRSFLEFEKVSEGSDGPITVMSDSLQQFLLCRAAIPHMSYAVGFSGWLLGSLGTAPLPFLLRHSFRCAFHPFFDIHCVHM from the coding sequence ATGCCTTCAGACTTCTGCACACGTCAGCATCACTCTGTCGCATTGCGctctttccttgagtttGAAAAAGTCTCTGAAGGCAGTGACGGGCCCATAACAGTCATGTCTGATTCGTTGCAACAGTTCCTCCTGTGCCGTGCCGCCATACCACACATGTCATATGCCGTAGGTTTTAGCGGATGGCTGCTCGGGAGTCTTGGCACCGCCCCCCTGCCTTTTTTACTCCGCCATTCCTTCCGCTGTGCCTTTCACCCCTTCTTTGACATTCACTGCGTTCATATGTAA
- a CDS encoding retrotransposon hot spot (RHS) protein; retrotransposon hot spot protein 5 (RHS5): MNQNGGSVGDTRNVLNGWLNGAYRPMKRQAGRENENPSETGEGKSLEEKLYESIYNAKLSHIIIDDGTQPLGMRLVDGMPNEGLMWKDEEVNVVPEIEETLEQKPERTKGVELLVLTSEMGWPYTGFARGSNSDIFIRREELRVWNVVRNGIELWRTQRVIPGCLYLPRSYVAIGNPGIGKSQNLGSFILYKLLHYDAEELPVVAYFRGVAAYIFEKSSGGGVGRVKKYSKGAAMDLLEVISSNTRGYIIYDFVNKGEQPPADVAPKWGSILISSPNLRNFDSWQKQRKGAFIVVNCWAMSEMRAFFSRIGPKLFPQATPVELREKWNMYKDRVERVGPSLRYVFDEVMYEQQLTAVDGELGSIVAGNKYGIYTKVLDNCGEWRESDASHKLVKIVRIKAREGNFFDTYVCVAHSESIKKRILNVVFSGIAEEWALVSGMTRDASVIGHYFEKNAIKYLCSPKVLTCFVSLITKLPANERARRMRTRKSILQHVRDGLLKVGRTNTVPGDINWAESEGAPVELYVPCVSNFPVADAFFIFDDKEAAQASGTTGKKTIVLLQFTVASSHHTTTDEFIHLLQSLFPSAEGGGHQNEATVEQLKEITEMFHWEIIYVQHFESTAMRSEQKCEITQGKAKHRSHQFVEGFWKNNVQQYHVQYEDNIVTKMLAVAAVGRR; encoded by the coding sequence atgaatcaGAATGGCGGTAGTGTGGGAGATACTCGGAATGTTTTAAATGGATGGTTGAATGGTGCGTACCGCCCGATGAAGAGACAAGCCGGCCGAGAAAACGAGAACCCATCAGAAACCGGAGAGGGCAAGTCTCTCGAAGAGAAATTATATGAATCCATATACAATGCGAAATTGAGTCATATTATCATCGACGATGGAACTCAACCATTGGGAATGAGGTTGGTTGATGGAATGCCCAATGAAGGTTTGATGTGGAAGGATGAGGAAGTTAATGTCGTGCCTGAAATTGAGGAAACTCTTGAACAGAAGCCGGAACGCACTAAAGGAGTTGAGCTGTTGGTTCTTACCTCAGAAATGGGTTGGCCATATACAGGCTTTGCCCGGGGAAGTAACAGTGACATATTCATTCGCAGAGAAGAGCTCCGTGTATGGAATGTTGTAAGGAATGGAATTGAATTATGGCGTACACAACGTGTTATACCGGGATGTCTTTATTTACCACGATCATACGTTGCCATCGGTAATCCTGGGATTGGCAAATCTCAGAATTTGGGTTCTTTTATCCTCTACAAGTTACTGCATTATGATGCGGAAGAGTTGCCTGTTGTTGCGTACTTCCGTGGTGTAGccgcatatatatttgagaaatcaagtggtggtggcgttggCAGAGTTAAAAAGTACAGTAAAGGTGCAGCAATGGACTTGCTAGAGGTTATATCATCTAATACACGTGGTTATATTATTTATGACTTCGTCAACAAAGGCGAGCAGCCACCGGCAGATGTGGCTCCAAAATGGGGAAGCATTTTGATCAGTTCACCCAATTTGAGAAATTTTGACAGCTGGCAAAAGCAACGTAAAGGCGcgtttattgttgttaactGCTGGGCTATGAGTGAAATGCGGGCCTTCTTCTCACGTATTGGACCCAAGCTTTTTCCTCAAGCCACACCTGTTGAGTTGAGGGAAAAGTGGAACATGTATAAGGACCGTGTGGAGCGTGTCGGACCTTCACTTCGTTATGTGTTTGATGAAGTAATGTATGAACAGCAGCTTACTGCAGTGGACGGGGAATTGGGGAGTATTGTAGCAGGTAACAAGTACGGAATATATACTAAGGTACTGGACAACTGTGGGGAATGGAGAGAAAGTGACGCGTCTCACAAACTCGTGAAGATCGTTCGTATCAAAGCTCGAGAAGGAAACTTTTTTGACACGTATGTCTGCGTGGCGCATTCTGAAtctataaagaaaagaattttgAATGTAGTGTTTTCCGGCATTGCTGAGGAGTGGGCACTGGTGTCTGGTATGACGCGGGACGCATCTGTCATCGGGCATTATTTTGAGAAGAATGCAATTAAATATTTGTGTTCCCCCAAAGTGTTAACTTGTTTCGTAAGTCTAATAACGAAACTTCCAGCAAATGAAAGGGCCAGACGCATGAGGACACGCAAAAGCATTTTGCAACACGTAAGGGATGGCCTCCTCAAAGTTGGTCGAACAAACACAGTGCCAGGTGACATCAACTGGGCTGAGtcggagggggctccggtgGAATTATATGTGCCATGCGTTTCCAACTTCCCCGTAGCGGATgcattctttatttttgatgACAAGGAGGCTGCACAGGCTTCAGGAACcacaggaaagaaaactattgtgttgttgcagtttaCTGTTGCCAGCAGCCATCACACAACAACCGACGAATTCATTCATTTGTTACAATCCCTCTTTCCAAGTGCGGAGGGGGGAGGTCACCAGAATGAGGCTACCGTTGAACAGTTGAAGGAAATTACTGAGATGTTTCACTGGGAAATCATTTACGTTCAGCACTTCGAATCCACAGCGATGAGGTCTGAGCAGAAGTGTGAAATTACGCAGGGTAAGGCAAAGCACCGCAGTCACCAGTTTGTGGAGGGATTCTGGAAGAACAATGTGCAGCAGTACCATGTGCAGTATGAGGATAACATAGTTACCAAAATGCTTGCGGTGGCTGCTGTGGGCCGAAGGTAA